GATCGGATCGATTCTCGTGAATGCACGAGCTGATCAAAcatgctttggataaatgcattaaTTCTCATGTTCTCTTTGACAGAAAGAGCGACTGCGGAAGAAAGAAGCCGGCTGAAACGAATGGTGAAGAAACATCAGTAATATCTAATCATCAAACATGGTCTGAAATCAGAAGATGGTTATTATCTGTCTCGGTGTGTCACCACGTTCTCCTTTCGCCTGAATGAAACTTGATGAAGCACTTTTACACTCCTCCTCCTCACTGGTGAAGCCTATGCAAATACCAAATCATATCCATGCATTGAGGAAcgaatcatattattattattataacaacatCTGATGCTGTTAAAGTCAAAGCCCTGTTTATTCACAGAATTGAGGATGTCAGGAAGTTGATTCATGTGTAATGAATTCTGTAATTTATCCAGTTATTTCGTGAAACAGTTATTTCAGTGTCAGATTTTATCGTCGTTTTCTGTGACTTTTATTAGGTGCAATAAATGTTTTGGACATCAGCATCTACCAAACATGTCTTCTCATTTCTTTGCATTGTATTTTTGGTGTATCATTAGAAATATTTACATTCAGATCATttgatttgtttcatttgttttcatcTTCATACAAGCATGCATACACAACATGTGATCACTCGCTCTTCACAACTAACTCCATATAATCTTTATGACTGATATTATAAATAGAGGAATAGCAGAAAGAAACTCAGCAGAAAGATGAAGAACAGTGTCTTATTAAATAAAGTCGTTCCACATAGTGGAAACTATCAGTCAGATTTAAACGCTCTAGATTTGGAGATGAATGAAGCTGACAGACTCGTACTCGGAGGGATCTGGAAGTTCTTCAGCATATAAACAATATGTGCAGTCATGATTtctcattaaaaatgcattgaaattaTTAGGATTTTGACCAGTGAAATCAATACAATGTGAGGTCCTTGACCAtttgtaaatgctttttttttttactggttctcAGTAATTGTGTAGTTAAACTTTGTTTATAAAAGTACAAATACTTTGAATCATGCATCTCTCAATTAATTAGCTCAAAACATGAACGTTGAATCATTAACTAATATTTACATGTTAAAAACACGAATTTTAGATTAAATATGACACTTTTTATGTCAAATAGGCACATGCACTACTAATAAAAATTTGTATtaggatttttttatatttaaaacaatagtacaaaatgaatacaaaatcatTTCTGTGACCAATCAAATGAATGCCTTTCTTTtcgtttcttctcttttttttacccttttaGTTCCTTTTTTCTGCTgttagtttatacatttataggctaaatattgcatgcatctctcaaaaatctgcatttaatcataaagaaaaatatttaaatgctttgtAAAGTTTTTGATTTAGAATGACACTTTATTTGTGAACAATCCACATGCACTGCTAGTCAAGATTTTAGGTGCTTTCTGActatttttatctatctatctatctattacaGCTGTTCAATAATACTACAGTTAAACTTTTGTTAGAAGCACAAAAACTGCATGCATCTCTCAATAAAAGAGCTCAGAAAACTGCATGTTGAATCATAAAAgaatatttacatgtttaaaactctagttttaatttttgtccatctttagattttattttattttattggagtTCAATAATCCTGCAGTTAAACTTGTTTTTACAAATAATGCGTGCATCTCTTATTTAAAGAGCTCATAAAACTGCACGTGTATTAATTATTCAAAACTTTGGTTTTAGATTCAGTTTCGCACTATAGTCAAAATTTGGACACATTTGACTGTTTTCGCGCTCTTAAAGACCTTGGTGCCAGATCATAGTTGGTTTGCAGGCGGATATAAATGGTGATGTTTATGTAGTGTGTGACGCTGACAGACGCGTCTCTTCCGTGTGTTCTGACGCGTCGCTCTCGTGTCTAGTCCAGCTCGATGGAGACGCAGCGGCACTGTTTGACGCGCTGCACGCGCTTCTTCCGCGTCGGCGGCTGCTGGTCAGGACAGTTGAGGGTGAAGGTCATGGTGGTGAAGCGCTTGGGCTTGCAGAACGAGCACGACTGGAACGCGCCCTCCTCTCTGCGCACGTGCCTCGGGATGTAGAAGGAGTTGCACTGTCCGTAGCAGAAGCGGTTGATGATGGTGCGGCTGACGCAGCCCTCCTCGTGGATGGTCTGTTTGAGCGGCTGAGTCTTGCACCAGTCCCGCTTCAGGTAGCGGCGCTCGGTGACGTGCAGAGCCTCCTGACTGGACTCCAGAATCTCCTCCGAGCCGCTGCTCCTGCCTCCGGGGCCCGGACCCGGTGCCGGGGCCGCCTCCTGCTGCTGCTGGTTGTTCTTGTCCGGGTGAGGAATCGCGCCTCGGTTCCGCTTGGATTTGGCGGGACTCGACAGAAGAAGAACCCAGATGAAGAGCGTCGCGAGCGCGATCCGAGCGGAGGATGACATCATCGACACTGGAGAGAAAAATattcatggtaacactttatattaagaTGTCTTTGTTACATGCACTTACTGTTATCATAACGATAAACtatgcataattgcatgcaatCCTAACCCTCATGTACAGGCagactgaaaataataattacagtgtaacaaaagacaccttaaaataaagtgtaaccacatTCTCAAACAGATTGATGAAAACTGAATGTATGTAtatccagctgttttttttttttttttttttttggttatacaGTCAAACGAAAATATTTATTTGGAcacctttaacatttctcacattatctcAGTTTATTCGCTTCAGGTAATAAACTATGAGAAGAACTCATTCATCTTGAtgatgtcagataactttgacaGAAAGGAATGTAATGAATTCGGTTGATTTGCTGTCAGCTGTTAACAATTATATAATACCCAATTTAGCCCAACTAATTATCAAGCAATGCTTGATTTAGTTCAGTCTGTGGTTTAAACAGATCGCATCAGCAATTACAgaaaaaacacttcaaaacagGCTCAgctcaaagtgtctgaataagtTTTTGACCCCTAATTTTACCAATAGTCCACTGTTTGAGGAATCTTTGGGTATTACATTTCACAGTTCATTTTATattgctatcctcacttacataaattaactataatGTCCTGCAcccataaaatatcaaatatgatatCTGCTTTCTGAATGATTGTTGGTAAGAACAGTAATGGAACGTTCCATTTGAAAACGTAGTGTTCTTAAACTCTTGCAAAAGTTCTATGATGGTGCCACCAACTTATCTAATACCTTGTGGAACAGAAAGTATATATGGGCTGGATAATGCTATAAAAATCATTTCAACATCAATCAACAATTCATCAATCAATTGGAGATATCTATGTAATCTTTCAAAATATAGGAACTTTATATAACTATATTGATATGTAGCCTAACAGTCAACTTCATATAttcattattatcaataatataggttatataaaatcattacatattaaaaactcaaaaacattaaaaatcattcacaGAAATTTCAACCCTGATTTATAATACTTTCCAGAATATCACGTTACATGATCAAATGACCGTGAAGCCACGTATAAAACTCACAAACATCTAGTCATGTTTGGAAAATCCTCCATGAGATCTTCATTTAATCGTCCAGCAGGACATTTGTGCtgatattaaacataaaaaccaTCATGACACTATAATATAGTTCTGGAGTAGCAACGCAaatgtcatgggttcaattcccagtgaAAGCATGAACTGATCACATTCATCGCTTTGGAGCAAATCATCTGAGCAATGCAGAAATGTGCAGAAATAAGAACCAGACACCTGAAGTGTGAAGATCTCTCACCTGTGAGCGTAGAGGAGCATCTAGGAGAGGAGCTGCGATCCgtcccatagacacacacacacacacacacacacacacatataacacgcgcacacacacacacacactgagagtcTGCTGGTGAAATGAGCACTGCATCTCTCCACGCTCTCAGACACAACGCTGGAGAATCAGAGCTGTCCGgcccctcacaaacacacacacacacacactcagaagaGGGCTCTATCTGTCTGTGTGAACTGGAGATCTCATCAAGACCCCAGGCCCTTCGATCATATGAAACACATGTCAAAAACAATAAATCATTTATGGTTGGTaagttcctatatatatatatatatatatatatatatatataatatatatatatatatatatatatatatatatacacacacacacacacacaaacacattgccATTCAAAGTTTTTgtatcattaacattttttttaataattcaaaaatacagtaagaatcagtaatattgtcaaataatcgtaattaatgtttctttattttaataggCTACAATTTACAATTGTTTtcttatgtgaatatattgtaaaatataattcattgctGTAATCAAAAAACCGAATTCAACGTGTCACGTGACCTTTGATTTTTTTTGctgatttatattattttgtaacatgTGATACcttgtttttttcctcttaaaaaacattttgttggcATGTTGGTTTTATACATATTTacctatatatgaaaaaaaatgttttagagttATTCAGTTCGTTTTATTTAACCCGAACTAAACCTTATCTCAAATCTCATCGCGGTCAGTCACGTGACCCGACGAACGTCCAAAAGGCGGCAATTTCAAATGAACGAACGCTAGCGCGAATGTTTTCACTGCAACGGCTGCTTTAGTATTTCCCAAAACTACCATTTTACTAAGATAATACATCATATGAGTCATATTAACAGTTAACATGAGTcttttattgtactttattgtCAACGTGTCCGTCCACTTTGTGACTGGGACGTTTTTCCTCACAgaagaaagacatgagggtgagtaaacgacgACAGAATCTGTATTTCTGTATAAACCAAtcctttaaagaagaaaaaagctgCTATTTGTTTCACGTTCTAGCAACACATCTGCTATTGTTTGATTGATTCGGAGCCATTAATTCAGTTCATAATTGTTTAGAGttggtgtgtttgtgtcagttTAT
This region of Carassius auratus strain Wakin chromosome 17, ASM336829v1, whole genome shotgun sequence genomic DNA includes:
- the LOC113117821 gene encoding gremlin-1-like, with the translated sequence MMSSSARIALATLFIWVLLLSSPAKSKRNRGAIPHPDKNNQQQQEAAPAPGPGPGGRSSGSEEILESSQEALHVTERRYLKRDWCKTQPLKQTIHEEGCVSRTIINRFCYGQCNSFYIPRHVRREEGAFQSCSFCKPKRFTTMTFTLNCPDQQPPTRKKRVQRVKQCRCVSIELD